A region from the uncultured Stenotrophomonas sp. genome encodes:
- a CDS encoding conserved exported hypothetical protein (Evidence 4 : Homologs of previously reported genes of unknown function), producing MNRLAMAALAGLAVVAPRVAAQEAAAGSDEARMEAMLAQLESLKASYAQEVRRLRDLDMQMQAMQARINGRAAPPASPQVSAQAATPAPAAVSAAPAAGEGYASSATEAQAARDAARRSVDDVKQQQSALFDRRLTLENSFSYARYDRKQLTLNGFLALDAIFLGNIAIENVESDSLTWNFAARWGVNPRLTLNLDVPYIGRKTLYQKGGAGGSAAAIAQEETHGAGIGDATLSANYKLFGERGWRPEMVFTGGITAPTGREPYGLDWKVIERDDDDFIRFAVPAEQPTGNGVWQASAGLSAVKTADPAILFANVGYIRSFKRSFGDIDSNPDTVNPGEVKLGDSYYFGAGVAFAFNERTSLSISFSDKLSARASTRYKDGSWIKVIGSDANAGSLNLGVTYALTSRATFVSMLGIGLTPDAPDFSLSFKLPYAM from the coding sequence ATGAATCGACTGGCGATGGCGGCGCTGGCGGGTTTGGCCGTGGTGGCGCCGCGGGTGGCTGCGCAGGAAGCCGCGGCCGGCAGCGACGAAGCACGGATGGAGGCGATGCTGGCGCAACTGGAGTCGCTCAAGGCGAGCTACGCGCAGGAAGTGCGGCGGTTGCGCGACCTCGACATGCAGATGCAGGCGATGCAGGCGCGGATCAACGGCAGGGCTGCGCCGCCGGCGTCGCCCCAGGTTTCCGCACAGGCGGCCACGCCCGCTCCCGCCGCAGTTTCAGCGGCACCCGCGGCAGGCGAGGGCTATGCCAGTTCCGCGACCGAGGCGCAGGCAGCGCGGGATGCGGCGCGGCGCAGCGTCGATGACGTCAAGCAGCAGCAGTCGGCATTGTTCGACCGCCGCCTGACCCTGGAAAACAGCTTCAGTTACGCGCGCTACGACCGCAAGCAGCTCACCCTCAACGGTTTCCTGGCGTTGGACGCGATTTTTCTCGGCAACATCGCCATTGAAAACGTCGAATCCGATTCGCTGACCTGGAACTTCGCCGCGCGCTGGGGCGTCAACCCGCGGCTGACGCTGAACCTGGACGTGCCCTACATCGGGCGCAAAACGCTTTATCAGAAGGGCGGGGCCGGCGGCTCGGCCGCGGCCATCGCACAGGAGGAAACGCACGGCGCCGGCATCGGCGACGCTACCCTCAGCGCCAACTACAAGTTGTTCGGCGAGCGCGGCTGGCGACCGGAGATGGTATTCACCGGCGGCATCACCGCACCCACCGGGCGTGAGCCCTATGGCCTGGACTGGAAGGTGATCGAACGCGACGACGATGACTTCATCCGCTTCGCGGTACCGGCCGAACAGCCCACCGGCAACGGCGTGTGGCAGGCCAGCGCCGGGCTGTCGGCGGTGAAAACCGCGGATCCGGCCATCCTGTTCGCCAACGTCGGTTACATCCGCTCGTTCAAGCGCAGCTTCGGCGACATCGACTCGAACCCGGACACGGTCAACCCCGGCGAGGTGAAGCTGGGCGATTCGTATTATTTCGGAGCGGGCGTGGCGTTCGCCTTCAACGAGCGCACCAGCCTGAGCATTTCCTTCAGCGACAAGCTCAGCGCCCGCGCCTCCACCCGCTACAAGGACGGCAGCTGGATCAAGGTGATCGGCAGCGATGCCAACGCCGGCTCGTTGAATCTCGGAGTGACCTACGCCCTGACTTCCAGGGCTACCTTCGTCAGCATGCTCGGCATCGGCCTTACCCCGGATGCGCCGGATTTCAGCCTGTCGTTCAAACTGCCGTATGCGATGTAG
- a CDS encoding Sigma54 specific transcriptional regulator, Fis family — MAATPGSTKRCVIWFGEPCSREKILLAAEGWQVRTVLPRQAGGIGMRANDRVVGVIDLRHHVSDELEHLEALTSEHRHLPLLGIEPVAPHADDTRIHRLLSACRQRFAHPLDLDELMRQLATLDDDPAWHRANDVFDCLRGESIAMLAMRATLRKFAPVDLPVLITGETGTGKEAAANALHRLSQREGQPFLAINCGAIAPTLLQSELFGHERGSFTGAATRRQGLFESAHRGTVFLDEVGDLPMEAQTSLLRVLQEGTIERIGSNQPIHVDVRVLAATHVNLEQAIEQRRFRSDLYYRLNVLHLSLPPLRRRDGDIELLARHFLRVFRAHHAVRARGYTSAALQAMSHFHWPGNVRELLNRVQRAAITAEDELIDCADLGIESPADALARDAAGNRIDREALLSCLAQSHYNVSACARLMKVSRVTVYRLCHRHAVQLETLR, encoded by the coding sequence ATGGCTGCAACACCCGGTTCGACAAAACGCTGCGTGATCTGGTTCGGAGAACCATGCTCGCGCGAGAAGATCTTGCTGGCCGCCGAAGGCTGGCAGGTTCGAACAGTATTACCCAGGCAAGCCGGTGGCATCGGCATGCGCGCCAACGACCGGGTGGTCGGCGTGATCGACCTGCGGCATCACGTCAGCGACGAGCTGGAACACCTCGAAGCGCTGACCAGCGAACACCGTCACCTGCCACTGCTGGGCATCGAGCCGGTGGCGCCGCACGCCGACGATACCCGCATCCACCGCCTGCTTTCCGCCTGCCGGCAACGCTTCGCCCATCCACTGGACCTGGACGAACTGATGCGGCAGTTGGCCACGCTGGACGATGACCCGGCATGGCACCGCGCCAACGACGTTTTCGACTGCCTGCGAGGTGAAAGCATCGCGATGCTGGCCATGCGCGCAACCCTGCGCAAGTTCGCCCCCGTCGACCTGCCAGTCCTGATCACCGGCGAAACCGGTACCGGCAAGGAAGCCGCCGCGAACGCGCTGCACCGGCTATCGCAGCGCGAAGGGCAACCGTTCCTGGCGATCAACTGCGGGGCAATCGCGCCAACGCTGCTGCAATCGGAACTGTTCGGCCACGAACGCGGCTCCTTCACCGGCGCGGCCACACGCCGCCAGGGGCTGTTCGAGAGCGCGCACCGCGGCACCGTCTTCCTCGACGAGGTTGGCGACCTGCCTATGGAGGCGCAGACCAGTCTGTTGCGGGTACTGCAGGAAGGCACCATCGAGCGGATCGGCAGCAACCAGCCGATCCACGTGGACGTGCGGGTACTGGCAGCGACCCACGTGAACCTGGAACAGGCGATCGAACAGCGGCGTTTCCGCAGCGACCTCTATTACCGGCTCAACGTCCTGCACCTGTCATTGCCGCCACTGCGGCGGCGCGACGGCGACATCGAGCTGCTGGCCCGGCATTTCCTGCGCGTGTTCCGGGCACACCATGCGGTGCGCGCGCGCGGCTACACCAGCGCCGCGCTGCAGGCCATGTCGCACTTCCACTGGCCGGGCAACGTACGTGAATTGCTCAACCGGGTGCAGCGCGCGGCCATCACCGCCGAGGACGAACTGATCGATTGCGCCGACCTCGGCATCGAGTCGCCCGCCGATGCGCTCGCACGGGACGCGGCCGGCAACCGCATCGACCGCGAGGCCCTGCTGTCCTGCCTTGCGCAGAGCCACTACAACGTCAGCGCCTGCGCACGCCTGATGAAAGTCTCGCGCGTGACCGTCTACCGGCTGTGCCACAGGCACGCAGTGCAGCTGGAGACGCTGCGCTGA
- a CDS encoding Peptidase C39 bacteriocin processing — protein MFRWMLLAAFAMSMVPTVHAGDVAFSGVLPNGALYGGKIESMQERRFGNLVRQHTDYSCGAAALATILRHAYNLNTDEATVIEGMMGVADPELVRQRGFSLLDIKRYVESLGMRGRGYRIDEERLKSLRVPGLALMDVRGFRHFVVLKQVRDDVVEIGDPILGNRALPLDEFLEAWPSRAVFVVIGSDFDRDTVLLQPSRKASARALYARQGRGPITDAELVDFGFTHADLF, from the coding sequence ATGTTTCGCTGGATGTTGCTTGCAGCCTTTGCCATGTCGATGGTGCCGACCGTGCACGCCGGTGATGTCGCCTTCAGCGGCGTCCTGCCAAACGGCGCGCTGTATGGCGGCAAGATCGAGAGCATGCAGGAGCGGCGCTTTGGCAACCTGGTGCGCCAGCACACCGACTACAGCTGCGGCGCGGCGGCACTGGCCACGATCCTGCGCCATGCCTACAACCTGAATACCGACGAGGCCACGGTGATCGAGGGAATGATGGGCGTGGCTGATCCCGAACTGGTCCGGCAACGCGGTTTTTCGCTGCTGGACATCAAGCGTTACGTCGAGTCGCTGGGCATGCGCGGGCGCGGCTACCGCATCGATGAAGAGCGGCTCAAGAGTCTGCGGGTACCGGGACTGGCGCTGATGGACGTACGCGGTTTCCGCCATTTCGTCGTGCTCAAGCAGGTGCGCGACGACGTGGTCGAGATCGGCGACCCGATCCTCGGCAACCGGGCGCTGCCGCTGGACGAGTTCCTGGAAGCGTGGCCGTCGCGCGCGGTGTTCGTGGTGATAGGCAGCGATTTCGACCGCGACACGGTGCTGCTGCAACCCAGCCGGAAGGCCAGTGCCCGTGCGCTGTATGCGCGCCAGGGGCGCGGCCCCATCACCGATGCGGAGCTGGTGGACTTCGGTTTCACCCACGCCGACCTGTTCTGA
- the slyD gene encoding FKBP-type peptidyl-prolyl cis-trans isomerase SlyD, with product MRRFRMAAMMAAHPAAGKVVPSPASRQPSTELRMKIEKDRVVRFHYTVSEVGQEPIESSKDREPLAILIGHGNIIPGLEAAMMDKEAGESFGVDVASADAYGERREGLTQRVPKKHFGNTRLVPGQQVILQTNFGPRAVTVQKVGMTVVDVDLNHPMAGKDLHFDVEIIEVREAGEEEVQHGHVHGDGGHHH from the coding sequence ATGCGCCGCTTCAGGATGGCCGCCATGATGGCGGCCCACCCGGCGGCCGGCAAGGTCGTCCCATCGCCTGCCAGCCGGCAGCCATCTACAGAGTTGCGCATGAAGATCGAAAAAGACCGCGTCGTCCGTTTCCACTACACCGTCTCCGAGGTCGGCCAGGAGCCGATCGAAAGCTCGAAGGACCGTGAGCCGCTGGCGATCCTGATTGGCCACGGCAACATCATCCCGGGCCTGGAAGCGGCGATGATGGACAAGGAGGCCGGCGAGAGCTTCGGTGTGGACGTGGCCTCGGCCGATGCCTACGGCGAGCGTCGCGAGGGCCTGACCCAGCGCGTGCCGAAGAAGCACTTCGGCAACACCCGGCTGGTGCCGGGCCAGCAGGTGATCCTGCAGACCAACTTCGGCCCGCGTGCGGTCACCGTGCAGAAGGTCGGCATGACCGTGGTCGACGTCGACCTGAACCACCCGATGGCCGGCAAGGACCTGCATTTCGACGTGGAAATCATCGAGGTCCGCGAGGCCGGCGAGGAAGAAGTGCAGCACGGCCACGTGCACGGCGACGGTGGCCACCACCACTGA
- the dadA gene encoding D-amino-acid dehydrogenase encodes MKSPHDDVLIIGAGATGLATALALSDAGRQVRMVDAGRIGGATSHGNCGTITPSHAPPLAAPGVLSKALRWMLSPQAPLYIPPRLDPALWRWLFHFAARCNARDWQHSARGRAALLNDSRQRLADWVRRHSLDCEFAGKGLDYVFREPRNFERHAAECKALQALGIATEVIGGGDYLRQEPAFNDGIVGAIRFPGDASLRPDRYTAELGRVLRGRGVVIEEQCPLLSFEPGAQGVRVRTGNGERHARELVLATGAWSPRLAAQIGVRVPIQAGKGYSITASRPAQVPSRPVVLKDRSVFVIAWDGCMRLGGTMEFSGHDRRLNATRLCALEAAARQYLRQPLGELMHERWYGWRPMTWDDMPVLGRSPKHANVWLAAGHGMLGISMSSGSGQLMADLITGRTPAIDPAPYRAERFQ; translated from the coding sequence GTGAAATCCCCCCATGACGATGTACTGATCATCGGTGCCGGCGCGACCGGGCTGGCCACGGCGCTGGCCCTGTCCGATGCGGGACGACAGGTGCGGATGGTGGATGCCGGCCGCATCGGCGGCGCCACCTCGCACGGCAACTGCGGCACCATCACCCCCAGCCATGCGCCGCCGCTGGCCGCGCCCGGCGTGCTGTCCAAGGCGCTGCGCTGGATGCTGTCGCCGCAGGCGCCGCTGTACATCCCGCCGCGGCTGGATCCGGCGTTGTGGCGCTGGCTTTTCCATTTCGCCGCGCGCTGCAATGCACGCGACTGGCAGCACAGCGCACGCGGCCGCGCGGCGTTGCTCAACGATTCGCGGCAGCGGCTGGCCGACTGGGTGCGGCGCCATTCGCTGGACTGCGAGTTCGCCGGGAAAGGGCTGGACTACGTGTTCCGCGAGCCGCGCAATTTCGAGCGGCATGCGGCCGAATGCAAGGCCCTGCAGGCGTTGGGCATCGCCACCGAAGTCATCGGCGGCGGCGATTACCTGCGGCAGGAGCCGGCGTTCAACGACGGTATCGTCGGCGCGATCCGCTTTCCCGGTGACGCCAGCCTGCGCCCGGACCGCTACACCGCCGAGCTGGGCCGGGTGCTGCGCGGGCGCGGCGTGGTGATCGAAGAGCAGTGCCCGCTGCTGTCGTTCGAGCCGGGGGCGCAGGGCGTCCGCGTCCGCACCGGCAACGGCGAGCGCCATGCGCGCGAACTGGTGCTGGCCACCGGGGCCTGGTCGCCGCGCCTGGCGGCGCAGATCGGTGTGCGCGTGCCGATCCAGGCCGGCAAGGGCTATTCGATCACCGCCAGCCGGCCGGCGCAGGTACCCAGCCGGCCGGTGGTGCTCAAGGACCGTTCGGTATTCGTCATCGCCTGGGACGGGTGCATGCGCCTGGGCGGGACGATGGAGTTCTCCGGCCATGACCGCCGCCTCAACGCCACCCGCCTGTGCGCGCTGGAGGCTGCCGCGCGGCAATACCTGCGGCAGCCGCTGGGCGAACTGATGCACGAACGCTGGTACGGCTGGCGGCCGATGACGTGGGACGACATGCCGGTACTGGGCCGTTCGCCGAAGCACGCCAATGTATGGCTTGCCGCCGGGCATGGCATGCTCGGCATCAGCATGAGCAGCGGCAGCGGGCAATTGATGGCCGACCTGATCACCGGGCGGACGCCCGCCATCGACCCCGCGCCCTATCGCGCGGAGCGCTTCCAATGA
- a CDS encoding conserved exported hypothetical protein (Evidence 4 : Homologs of previously reported genes of unknown function) produces MHIRTTTIPTLLALAFALPAHAADPAPPGKGLHEIPDPELGLMRGRYTVGGNAVAWFGVTMISVWQAANGQRLQGGLTLGMDFSKGKVPTVSFTPSVSITAADAPLPGTGTRSIDGSGLGNVSGLVQSVQVAGDGNAASNVLHLNVRNDGIVPAQHGSVGGDARLQVGDASAVAGFDGNAAQLELRVDGQGAVRQWLRNGSVGQSIQLMADGQQAGNRLQVDLVRQSLVDNQTLAQNVAQAISLNRGMAGSSGQ; encoded by the coding sequence ATGCATATCCGCACAACCACCATTCCGACGCTGCTTGCGTTGGCGTTCGCCCTGCCGGCGCATGCCGCGGACCCGGCGCCACCGGGCAAGGGCCTGCACGAGATTCCCGATCCCGAACTGGGCCTGATGCGCGGCCGCTACACGGTGGGCGGCAACGCCGTGGCATGGTTTGGCGTGACGATGATCTCGGTCTGGCAGGCCGCCAACGGCCAGCGCCTGCAGGGTGGGTTGACCCTGGGCATGGATTTCAGCAAGGGCAAGGTGCCGACGGTGAGCTTCACCCCCAGCGTCAGCATCACCGCGGCCGATGCGCCGTTGCCCGGCACCGGCACGCGCAGCATCGACGGCAGCGGCCTGGGCAATGTTTCCGGGCTGGTGCAGAGCGTGCAGGTGGCCGGCGACGGCAACGCCGCCAGCAATGTGCTGCACCTGAACGTGCGCAACGACGGCATCGTCCCCGCGCAGCATGGCAGCGTCGGCGGCGATGCCCGCCTGCAGGTGGGCGATGCCAGCGCGGTGGCCGGCTTCGACGGCAATGCTGCCCAGCTGGAGCTGCGCGTGGACGGACAGGGAGCGGTGCGGCAGTGGCTGCGCAATGGCAGCGTCGGTCAGAGCATCCAGCTGATGGCCGACGGGCAGCAGGCGGGCAACCGCCTGCAGGTGGATCTGGTGCGGCAGTCGCTGGTGGACAACCAGACACTGGCGCAGAACGTGGCGCAGGCCATCTCGCTCAACCGCGGCATGGCCGGGAGCAGCGGGCAGTAG
- a CDS encoding conserved exported hypothetical protein (Evidence 4 : Homologs of previously reported genes of unknown function), translating to MKANKWTVLAMAVSALTLSAAANAADNQNQSADIDHQHNVNETRTNTNTDTNTATNTSTNTSTNTSVDTDVDLKLDAAAVLRYADSRSNTQVREDVQKTTSINTDERSEKNNHGVAVNLEKDLRLSSDIRFSGDPTITGNIDLDSAAIAVIDNRQSVSGNSASNGLVQNDASIADDVASSASGNLGFNVAAGDNNVQDNAAALSAADASFSFGMADAEVFVNQSGMNNTTMNYGVTNAADIGGNAFSGASGNIGVNVTSGNNNEQKNALAASVATSAYATASVSSNQVSSDNTVDNDGYYDYLVNAYSISMSGNATGTTRSSGSGSYSGTGNSYQKTNFYPDNWTGDRHEGGEQVGHTDWDSATQGAVDNPYKQGVGGMAWDTDESGQLSFSEMGTADLVASLSGQVVDLDWIAVDATNTASLSGSAFSAASGNIGVNISAGTGNLQANSLALAVAQPSSGGDTGGGE from the coding sequence ATGAAAGCGAATAAATGGACCGTACTCGCCATGGCGGTTTCCGCGCTCACCCTGAGCGCGGCAGCCAATGCGGCGGACAATCAGAACCAGAGCGCGGACATCGATCACCAGCACAACGTGAACGAGACGCGCACCAACACCAACACCGATACCAATACGGCAACCAATACCTCAACCAATACGTCCACCAATACCTCGGTGGACACGGATGTGGACCTGAAGCTGGACGCTGCCGCAGTGCTTCGTTATGCCGACTCGCGCTCCAATACGCAGGTGCGCGAGGATGTGCAGAAGACCACCAGCATCAACACCGACGAGCGCAGCGAGAAGAACAACCACGGCGTCGCCGTGAACCTGGAAAAAGACCTGCGGCTGAGTTCGGACATCCGGTTCTCCGGCGACCCGACCATCACCGGCAACATCGACCTGGACTCGGCGGCCATCGCCGTGATCGACAACCGTCAGTCGGTCTCCGGCAACAGTGCCTCCAACGGCCTGGTGCAGAACGACGCCTCGATCGCCGACGACGTGGCCTCCAGCGCCTCGGGCAACCTCGGCTTCAACGTCGCCGCCGGCGACAACAATGTGCAGGACAATGCCGCCGCGTTGTCGGCTGCGGATGCCTCCTTCAGCTTCGGCATGGCCGACGCGGAGGTGTTCGTGAACCAGAGCGGCATGAACAACACCACGATGAACTACGGTGTGACCAACGCCGCGGACATCGGCGGCAATGCGTTCTCCGGCGCTTCCGGCAACATCGGCGTGAACGTCACCTCGGGCAACAACAACGAGCAGAAGAACGCGCTGGCCGCGTCAGTGGCCACCAGTGCCTACGCCACTGCGAGCGTCAGCTCGAACCAGGTGTCCTCGGACAATACCGTGGACAACGACGGTTATTACGACTACCTGGTCAATGCCTACTCCATAAGCATGAGCGGCAACGCCACCGGTACCACCCGCAGCAGCGGCAGCGGCAGCTACAGCGGCACCGGGAATTCCTACCAGAAGACCAACTTCTACCCGGACAACTGGACCGGCGACCGACATGAGGGCGGCGAGCAAGTTGGCCACACCGACTGGGATTCGGCCACGCAAGGTGCCGTCGACAACCCCTACAAGCAGGGTGTGGGTGGCATGGCCTGGGATACCGACGAGAGCGGCCAGCTGAGCTTCTCGGAGATGGGTACGGCCGATCTGGTGGCCAGCTTGAGCGGGCAGGTGGTCGACCTGGACTGGATCGCGGTCGATGCGACCAACACCGCCAGTCTCTCCGGCAGTGCGTTCTCCGCGGCGTCCGGCAACATCGGTGTGAACATTTCCGCCGGTACCGGCAATCTGCAGGCCAACAGTCTGGCCTTGGCGGTCGCGCAGCCCTCCAGTGGCGGCGACACAGGCGGCGGAGAGTGA
- a CDS encoding Cell wall-associated hydrolases (Invasion-associated proteins) has protein sequence MTIAPPTRQRQFPTCATRRLLCAAALAATSLSAFAQSADEAVAQASAAAAKPAPAKAEAPRSRADAAASATLAALLPHLAASDTIPLMDRSAMFAGDLSRLLSAYDASRSVANATDAALANDSDGKVQSILRRAMALLGTPYRWGGTSPDAGFDCSGLVGYVFRTALGIELPRVSREMANQTGNELIKDRAALVAGDLVFFGRRGRVDHVGIYVGDGRFLHAPSTGKDVRTDTLLSGYWGDKFMQARRMEL, from the coding sequence GTGACGATCGCTCCACCGACCCGCCAACGCCAGTTCCCGACTTGCGCCACCCGCCGGCTGCTCTGCGCCGCGGCCCTGGCAGCCACCAGCCTTTCCGCCTTCGCCCAGAGTGCCGACGAGGCCGTCGCCCAGGCGTCTGCCGCTGCCGCCAAGCCGGCCCCGGCCAAAGCCGAAGCTCCGCGCAGCCGCGCCGATGCCGCCGCCAGCGCCACCCTGGCCGCCCTGCTCCCGCATCTGGCCGCCAGCGACACCATTCCTCTGATGGACCGCTCGGCGATGTTCGCCGGCGACCTCAGCCGCCTGCTGTCCGCCTACGACGCCTCCCGCAGCGTCGCCAATGCCACCGATGCCGCGCTGGCCAACGACAGCGACGGCAAGGTGCAGTCGATCCTGCGCCGCGCGATGGCCCTGCTCGGCACACCCTACCGCTGGGGCGGCACCTCGCCAGACGCAGGCTTCGACTGCAGCGGGCTGGTCGGCTACGTGTTCCGCACTGCGCTTGGCATCGAGCTGCCGCGCGTATCGCGCGAGATGGCCAACCAGACCGGCAACGAACTGATCAAGGACCGCGCGGCACTGGTCGCCGGTGATCTGGTGTTCTTCGGCCGCCGCGGGCGCGTGGACCACGTCGGCATCTACGTCGGCGACGGCCGCTTCCTGCACGCGCCGAGCACCGGCAAGGACGTGCGCACCGATACCCTGCTCAGCGGCTACTGGGGCGACAAGTTCATGCAGGCGCGGCGCATGGAGCTGTAA
- a CDS encoding putative nlpc/p60 family protein (Evidence 3 : Function proposed based on presence of conserved amino acid motif, structural feature or limited homology) gives MHITPVSRLSPWHLPALLALAAALTACGHAPAKRTPPATSTHAWPQVAPDDPAAASAVLMRALGLVGTPYRYGGNTPESGFDCSGLVNYVYRDMLALNLPRTSRELAAVQGPKISPQRLAAGDLVFFGNKGNVWHVGIYVGEGRFVHAPSTGGTVRLDRLDGPYWQQHYTGAKRVLH, from the coding sequence ATGCACATCACGCCAGTTTCCCGCCTGTCGCCGTGGCACCTGCCCGCCCTTCTGGCACTGGCCGCCGCGCTGACCGCCTGCGGCCACGCCCCGGCCAAGCGCACCCCACCCGCCACCTCTACGCACGCCTGGCCGCAAGTGGCACCTGACGATCCGGCCGCCGCTTCGGCGGTGCTGATGCGGGCGCTGGGGCTGGTCGGCACGCCCTACCGCTACGGCGGCAATACCCCCGAGTCCGGTTTCGACTGCAGCGGGCTGGTCAACTACGTCTACCGCGACATGCTGGCGCTGAACCTGCCGCGCACCTCGCGCGAGCTGGCCGCGGTGCAAGGGCCGAAGATCAGCCCGCAGCGGCTGGCCGCCGGCGATCTGGTGTTTTTCGGCAACAAGGGCAACGTCTGGCACGTGGGCATCTACGTCGGCGAAGGCCGCTTCGTGCATGCCCCCAGCACCGGCGGCACCGTGCGCCTGGACCGGCTGGACGGCCCGTACTGGCAGCAGCACTACACCGGCGCCAAGCGCGTGCTGCACTGA
- the yxaH gene encoding Transport protein: MSTTVFQPVAPNERIATLDVLRGLALLGILLMNMEAFSGPLDLSFTGIDPHWHGSDRWADAFVYVFVQGKFFTLFSLLFGAGFAVMAQRAEVAGRAFTRFYLRRSMGLLCIGLAHALLLWSGDILVSYALLSFMLLAFREAPRGWLPVLGVVVYLAASVLVLLLGAVVMLLPDDAMVAQADAARSAIEAQRQVYGHGGYLQAVAQRLRDFGTALGGLLLVGPQVLGMFLIGAWFARSGAIARPGDYPRLFGWLRWAALPLGLAVMLLSAGWQPWVAPGRFDLGMAAVYVLNALAGLLMCLGYLAWGVRWSHRLRWLAPAGRMALSNYLLQSVLCTLLFYGYGLGLFEQMGRAWQLLFAVALFAAQVLGSHLWLKHFRFGPMEWLWRAFTYLQLPPLRRRAGAAP, from the coding sequence TTGTCCACCACTGTCTTCCAACCCGTCGCGCCGAACGAACGCATCGCCACCCTGGACGTGCTGCGCGGGCTGGCGCTGCTGGGCATCCTGCTGATGAACATGGAGGCGTTCAGCGGGCCGCTCGACCTGTCCTTCACCGGCATCGACCCGCATTGGCACGGGTCGGACCGCTGGGCCGACGCCTTCGTCTACGTGTTCGTGCAGGGCAAGTTCTTCACCCTGTTCTCGCTGCTGTTCGGTGCGGGCTTTGCGGTGATGGCGCAGCGTGCCGAGGTGGCCGGGCGCGCGTTTACCCGCTTCTACCTGCGCCGCAGCATGGGCCTGCTGTGCATTGGCCTGGCGCATGCGCTGCTGCTGTGGTCCGGGGACATCCTGGTCAGCTATGCGCTGCTGTCGTTCATGCTGCTGGCCTTCCGCGAGGCGCCGCGTGGCTGGCTGCCGGTACTGGGCGTGGTGGTCTACCTGGCCGCATCGGTGCTGGTGCTGCTGCTTGGCGCGGTGGTGATGTTGCTGCCCGATGATGCGATGGTGGCGCAGGCCGACGCGGCGCGCTCGGCCATCGAGGCACAGCGGCAGGTCTACGGGCACGGTGGTTACCTGCAGGCCGTGGCGCAGCGCCTGCGCGATTTCGGCACGGCGCTGGGCGGCCTGCTGCTGGTCGGGCCGCAGGTGCTGGGCATGTTCCTGATCGGCGCATGGTTCGCGCGCAGTGGTGCGATCGCGCGGCCGGGCGACTACCCGCGGCTGTTCGGCTGGCTGCGCTGGGCGGCGTTGCCGCTGGGGTTGGCGGTGATGTTGCTGAGCGCGGGCTGGCAGCCCTGGGTGGCGCCGGGCCGCTTCGACCTGGGGATGGCGGCGGTCTATGTCCTGAACGCGCTGGCCGGCCTGCTGATGTGCCTGGGCTACCTGGCCTGGGGCGTGCGCTGGAGCCACCGGCTGCGCTGGCTGGCGCCGGCCGGGCGCATGGCGCTGAGCAATTACCTGTTGCAATCGGTGCTGTGCACGCTGCTGTTCTACGGTTACGGGCTGGGCCTGTTCGAGCAGATGGGGCGGGCGTGGCAACTGCTTTTCGCCGTCGCGCTGTTCGCCGCGCAGGTACTGGGCAGCCACCTGTGGCTGAAGCACTTCCGCTTCGGGCCGATGGAGTGGCTGTGGCGTGCGTTCACATACTTGCAGTTGCCACCACTGCGTCGTCGCGCCGGGGCCGCGCCCTAG